The DNA sequence CTGCAGGGACTGATGGGAGTGATTttaaacacagagagaaagaggctTCTCACTATCAGATGAGGTAACTACAACCCTTATACTCTCACAGCAATATAACAACCAATAACTGCATATATGTATATCAGAATATGCATTtgaacttaaaaaacaaaatgtcttTCAGTGCTTCATCAAAATCAGAAATAAAGAAGCTCACTGTAGTGCATTTCTTCATATGGATACTGGTGGCAGCGCAGGTGGTTGTTAGTCATCTCAATCTGGTGTCACATGATCTGGTGGCCATGCCCTATCAGTGGGAGTATCCGTACCTTTTGAGTCTCCTGCCCTCATTTATTGGAGCCCTGGCCATGCCGAAGAGCAACATCAGCTATCTGGTGATCTCCATGATCAGTGCTGGTTTGTTCTCAATAGCACCCTTGATTTTTGGTGCAATGGAAATGTTTCCACTGGCTCAGCAGCTCTACCGACATGGAAAAGCTTACCGGTTTATCTTTGGCTTCTCAGCTGTATCGGTGATGTATCTACTCATGGTGATTGCTATTCAGGTGCATGCATGGCAAATCTACTACAGCAAGAAGCTTTTAGATGCCTGGTTCAACTCAAcacaagagaagaagaagaaataaagatGCTAGTGTATAATTTCATTTATCCACCCTATTTTTCTGTCTAAGTTATTACTGTACAATGCACGCaatgtttaaatatacatttgtaaGCAACAAAGCTTACTTAATATATggattttacattttttcatatatatttaaattaagtttacctTTTGTTTTAGCATCTTATTTAATACCTGAAATTCTGTTTAATTACAAATTGTTTAGTCAAGTATAGAGAGCCATTCACATCATTTGTAATActttctaaataaaatgtttctttaaatatatattgttgtgtatttcaaACAATAATTTCATTCTAAGCTTGATTTTAAAAAGCATGGACTATCATTAGCTGACTTTTTAGCTTGCATTTCCAATAGAAATTTACACTTTCTTGTATCATGTTGGTTTTAAATTCTACTTtgcacaacactttttttttatggactAGGTGCTACATCAGAATCTTGTGAGAGTGTAGAGacatttttttccttacattaatAGAGACTTCAGTTATAAACCTTGCTTCATGTTATTGATTAGATCCTGGGTTAGATCACGAAAAAATGCTTGCTTACCCAGACTCAGgttatgtaaaaaagaaaaaaaaaagggaaacaaTTCTGATTGTCAcctgaaagaaaagaaaggaaataaTTACCAAATAGAAGGTTTAAATTCATATGAAACACATTGTGATATAGTCATATCACTTTAGAATCAAGAATCAATTTTGTGGCTCATGTCATGTGGCATCTCTGCAAGATAGgctaaaataaaatcagttaaacttgtcagttttatttgtttaaatgaacagaaacatttaatataaaatatatttatattatattggttAACAAAATGCATTCAGTCTCCATAAGACAGTGGCAGTGTCGTCCGGGTAGCGCGCATGCGCGTTTGTGGTTTTGCCACGTACAGATCGCTGAGGCGTTTCCGATCAGCCAGTCAGACGTCGTTCAGCTGAAGTCCAGGACACACAGGCTGCTGCTGCTGGGATTGACACGTCCAAACCACCAGGTAGAGATGTGGGGCTTCTCGTACAAACATTTACATACTTTTATATGGTCCCTTTAGAGTTTTTAGGGCACTTCTGGAAATGAATCCTGAGTAGTTAGACGGTTGTCACGCAAACCAGCATTAGCTTAGCTTAGCCTGTGAGAAACTAgggcaagcaaaaaaaaaaaaaaaaactaaaaaacaagacAGACGTTCCGTACAAAAGTCAGTGCTTTTGAACAACAATAAAGCGTAGTTAAATAATCGTATTTAAAACACAGGAGTAATAGTTGCTGTTTTGTAATTGAGATTTGGTTACAAACAGTCATCCTATCCCTTTACGCCGGGAGAATTGACACACTCCGACCTTTATTTGGCAGGAAGTTGCTGCTTCATCAGGTGAATGAGGCCTAAAGAGATGGTTTAAATGGATCACACTTTGGTAATACTTTAAAAAGTCATGCTAGTGCGATGAAGGGAATGGCCTGTTCCTAAAACCACATCTTCTGCTCTTCTAAACGATGTTCAGTAAGGATTTCTGACTTAGCTGATGTGCTGTTTTTACTGGAAACTGCTGGCTGCCGTTTAACATGTCCAACCAGAAAACCCTTCATTCGCATGACAAGTTCATACAAAGTTTTGAAATAGCACTGTTTATTGAATTGGGACATTACAAATAAgacagaaataaatctgaatttgATTGATAGTTTACCAAGCAGTCAGTTCCcttattgttttgtcattttctcGATCCAGTGGGCAACAAATCATTAAGTATGAGATGTAAACCAATCAGAGTAACAGTCTTGATTCTTCTGACACGATTTTCCCTGTCACACAAACTGGTCTTAATCCCAAAATGTTTCTCCCTTTAATCATGCCTGACTCTTGAGGCCAAAGTCTGTGTTATGAAAGATGTGGGCCATCTACATGTGCCAAATCATCTTATATCTCGTGACCCTTAGACTTCTATATAAAGCATGTCTAATGTACAGTAGCACTTGTTCGGATATAACTTCATAGATGAGTCATAAGACTGTGGGTTTCCAAATAAGACACAAGTCATTCACTGAAATTTTTATATCCATAACAAAAGCAGGCGAGTTAACGGTGAGTGAAGACAATCATTGAGTTAAAACTATCAGATTTCATTGTTAACTTTTGTGCTGTGAGGGGAATTCTGTGCTTCTGATAGAAGAATGTAATAATGTGTCTTCATCggtcatgttgttggtttaactGTAGTCCATTAGTCCTGCAAGACTGTATATCCCTACATTTAGTGTATTTATCACTTCTGCATCTCTGATAGCATGTTTGGTTTCAGTTTGTTCCTGTGCTATCAAATGACATCTGATAGGCATGTGATGCATTAAATAGTGATAAATTGAAGGCTTCTTTAATAAACTTCTTAATGGTAAAGCtgtaatatatagtataataataataatacaaatatagaatataataaaCTGGACAATTTgacagtaacttttttttttctaatggatTTTGAGTATTGTTAATTTCATTTCACTTTAAACCcaatttctttttctcttttgccATTGTACTAAATTGAATAAACTAAATGCGAAAATActtaatattattacattgttATATATCACATCTgcagtacatatatacatacaataaatacatttttgaaatatatatgatttagttattttttacttAGAGAAGTAGGATACACGAACacaaagttaaatttttttgagtGCACAGGCCTTTAAAGTATGCTGCTTTGCCAGTCTGTGAGAGACTCATTCAGAATCAGCAAATGGTCACTGTCTAGTGGGCTATTCTCACTATATGGAGAGGCAGCAGACCTAGGAGGACCTActgtaaaatttatttatatttataaacttCTCATATACAGGAgactgactgatatatgatgttgctaaagcaaacacacacctttGAGATACAAGTTAAAGAACTAAAGACAGAGTATGATAAAACACACATTAAGTGCACATACATTTGTCCAGATCAGTAAGCTATTTTAAGAAAACTGTATATTAAGATATACATTAGAGAATTAGATCATCTCATTTATAAGAAACAACTCCAAAATCCAAAACCAAAATCTACATTCAAACCATATGGGACtgaagtttttaatgtgtgttttatcATGCATGATGTatgtattatttgacaaaatacttGAGTGAGTGTGCAGTTCATCTCTTTTTACTTAGAGACTTAGAGATTTgtaatgcatacatacatacatacatacatgcctattaaaaatgtgtattttgtgtgttcgGACATCTGACTCAATCAAGTAGTTTTGCCTctctaaataaattattgccccatcttttgaattgatatcgCATCAAtcgtttataaataataaatgttgcatcattacaATACAATAAATTTAGCAGATTATTTAACATACTTCAATTCGTATTGCTTCAAGAAGGTCTGCTGCTATCATACATATAGATATGGCCTGCTGTTCTGATATATGACTAGGCTCGTATACTAATATacagcctccccctactggaccatagacagtaaaagaaatggacacagagaCCCTATTGGAttcaactgagacaagtgaagtcaatgagaagcacgcacttcctggggctcgagcgtactgcgcagactcaaactgagcttgatgacatagatgtcacatgagcaacctgtctgacaattgtaagtcttctaatcactgtgccaagagaaatctgaatcacccaccgaatcttgcagacgttgttgaataattcTGTCCCGTTGCTTTCATGGGCTCTATATGGGCTTCTTCCTTGACTTTATGcatccacgtccccccgatagcctcatagaccgTAAAAGACTGCCTGCGagctttagaaataattaatggacaaatagTCTTTAAATGTCTCAggtgtaaagttattcgctgtcaaagtgatgccaaaatgaatgggagtcaatggaatgctaacagcaggttgGGGTTCCCTAatcaatggcggcgcccagggaagcttaaaaaaaaatatgaaaccctgcccccctgtaCTGGACACATTCATTGTTCTTCTGGCGGCCAGTTATCAAACAGCAATGAATTGCTGGTGTTGCCCCCTCTGGATTGGGGGCGAATTGCTTGTATTCGTTGTAAGGTCTAATGCAGAGATGCCCGTACCATCATGGTTTGTTATGAATACATGTATTAGAcacagtattttaaataaaattgtatttaatttatttattttttgcagcagTATGAATGGCCAGCTGGACCTGAGTGGGAAGCTGATCATTAAAGCTCAGCTGGGTGATGATATCCGCCGTATCCCCATCCACAATGAAGACATCACCTACGACGAGCTCCTGCTGATGATGCAGCGGGTCTTCCGTGGGCAGCTACAGAGCAGTGATGAAGTCACCATCAAATACAAGGATGAAGGTCAGTTTTACAACTTAAAGGTTATAGTAACTGGACAGCATGCATatgtttaaccattttttttaatcagtcatGTAGTATAAAACTATAAGATCTGTACACCTATAGATGTTCTTAATAAAATCTCTTCGTAGGTTTGTAGCATGAGGCTTTGCTATAGATTAAACCCGCAAAAAAAATTTGGCTAATCATATTTCTTTTCTGCCTTCTTCCAGATGATGACCTTATCACCATCTTTGACAGTTCTGATTTGTCCTTTGCGATCCAGTGCAGTAGGATATTGAAGCTCACTCTTTTTGGTAAGAAACCAGCTTTGCTTAAGGGTTTTTGCTCATCCTGATGTTAAGGAATCTGCACAAAGATATCAGAAAGGAGTATGAAAGGAATATGATGTTACTCCTTGTAAAGCTTTTAAGTTAATCAGTGTAATAAGCAGTCCCGCCTTAAAAGTGTATTGTAGAATATCGTAGTTTGCTATATTGcgttataaaaatttaaatgtaaagcacAGCCCTCTTGCCTTTTAGGCTTCAATTGTAAAATGATTACTGTTGGTCGTCACCAGGTTTGTATAATAAACCAGATGTTTTCTGTTATAATGACAGAAGGCCATAGATACAGGCACAACAACACTGTTCTTGTCAGTCGTAGAGTTAAGGTCAGTGAGCATGTGTAGGTTTATCTTACCTGCAAGATGATCATATTCCAGTGCTCATAGTGTCCCTTTACAGAATACCAGAAATGTGCACAGGACTATAAGAACCAAGCAGCTCATGTGaactacatacatttttattgttaaagctctaaaatattttatgggGTAGAATGTAGTCGAGGCTTATAGCTGTTTCATGCTCTTTGACTGGTGTATTACATACTAAAATAAAAGAGGCATATCATGTTAAAGCTGCTTGATTCCTCTGTCTCTTTGTGACCCAGAAAACTGTTGTACTGTAACCTTTGGGTCAAAAAGGACTCGAAGTACATAATTCCACATTGCATGGGTTGTGTAATACTGCGGAGTTGAGCTCTTTTAATCTTTAAAAGGCTGAACTTGAAAATATTTTATCCATCCAGGAGATgtcgtgttgttgtttttttctcgtGCGATAACACAGCTGCAGATTTTAATGTCCAGCAGAGGGCAC is a window from the Carassius gibelio isolate Cgi1373 ecotype wild population from Czech Republic chromosome A9, carGib1.2-hapl.c, whole genome shotgun sequence genome containing:
- the LOC128019881 gene encoding protein jagunal homolog 1-A; protein product: MASRARPRAAGTDGSDFKHREKEASHYQMSASSKSEIKKLTVVHFFIWILVAAQVVVSHLNLVSHDLVAMPYQWEYPYLLSLLPSFIGALAMPKSNISYLVISMISAGLFSIAPLIFGAMEMFPLAQQLYRHGKAYRFIFGFSAVSVMYLLMVIAIQVHAWQIYYSKKLLDAWFNSTQEKKKK